In Musa acuminata AAA Group cultivar baxijiao chromosome BXJ3-9, Cavendish_Baxijiao_AAA, whole genome shotgun sequence, a single genomic region encodes these proteins:
- the LOC103996556 gene encoding large ribosomal subunit protein eL43z, which produces MTKRTKKAGIVGKYGTRYGASLRKQIKKMEVSQHAKYFCEFCGKYAVKRKAVGIWGCKDCGKVKAGGAYTLNTASAVTVRSTIRRLREQTEA; this is translated from the exons ATG ACTAAGCGCACCAAGAAGGCTGGAATTGTTGGAAAATATG GTACCAGATATGGTGCTAGTTTGCGCAAACAAATTAAGAAAATGGAAGTTTCACAACATGCAAAGTATTTCTGCGAGTTCTGTGGAAAG TATGCTGTGAAAAGAAAAGCAGTGGGGATCTGGGGATGCAAGGATTGTGGGAAGGTCAAGGCTGGTGGGGCCTATACCTTGAA CACCGCTAGTGCTGTCACTGTGAGGAGCACCATTCGTCGGTTGAGGGAACAAACAGAAGCGTGA
- the LOC135649553 gene encoding leucine-rich repeat receptor-like serine/threonine-protein kinase BAM3 produces MASPTARALLLLSSLLLSLTPPSTASLRKQASVLISIKRSFHSSESFLPSWNPSNHASLCAWDGVRCDAAMHVVLALDLSNLNISGSLSPVIGELKGLTYLSVAGNSLSGLFPSSVGKLAGLRHLNVSNNQFNGTLSWSFSYMAELEVLDAYNNDFFGALPVGLSKLPKLRHLDLGGNYFSGTIPAAYGGFRALSYLSVAGNDLGGFIPPELGNVTTLKQLYLGYYNEFDGGIPAELGSLIDLVHLDLSSCGLEGEIPPELGNLKKLDTLFLQTNQLTGTIPPHLGNLSSLRYLDISNNALTGEIPKEFAELHQLSLLHMFMNRFHGEIPRFVAELPNLEVLKLWQNNFTGAIPAELGRNGRLREVDLSTNKLTGSVPRFLCYGRKLEILILLKNFLFGSLPDDLGDCTTLLRVRMGQNYLTGSLPKGFLYLPELSLLELQNNYLTGAMAEETAKKPAKLVQLNLSNNRLSGPLPSSIGNFSSLQMLLLSGNQFTGELPSQLGVLKHVLKIDVSRNNFSGGIPPEIGDCISVTYLDLSQNELIGPIPARLSQARVLSYLNLSWNHLSESIPQDIGSMKSLTSADFSHNDFSGRIPETGQFAYFNASSFLANPRLCRSASDPCSSSSKDQHHGVKSQLPGKLKLLFALGLLTCSLVFAITVAIKTQSMMKRNSRSWRLTAFQKLEFTSENIVECLKENCVIGRGGAGIVYRGTTPNGEKVAVKRLLGIGKGSTHDNGLSAEVQTLGKIRHRNIVRLLAFCSNKETNLLVYEYMHNGSLGEALHGKRGGYLNWPMRLRIATEAARGLSYLHHDCCPPILHRDVKSNNILLDLDFEAHVADFGLAKYLRDTGASECMSAIAGSYGYIAPEYAYTLKVDEKSDVYSYGVVLLELITGKRPVGDLGEEGLDIVQWARMNTNWHKEGVVNIMDRRLIDVPMEEAMQVFFVAMLCVQEHSVERPKMREVVQMLEQTKQSHYARAH; encoded by the exons ATGGCTAGTCCCACTGCAAGAGCCCTTCTCTTGCTCTCCTCTCTCCTGCTTTCCCTCACCCCTCCTTCCACTGCCTCTCTAAGGAAGCAAGCTTCCGTCCTGATCTCCATCAAGCGGTCCTTCCACAGCTCAGAGTCTTTTCTCCCCAGCTGGAACCCGTCCAACCATGCATCGCTTTGCGCATGGGATGGCGTCCGCTGCGACGCGGCCATGCATGTGGTTCTCGCGCTCGATTTGTCCAACTTGAACATCTCCGGCTCCCTCTCCCCGGTGATCGGAGAGCTGAAAGGCCTTACTTACCTCTCGGTCGCCGGAAACAGCCTCTCCGGTCTGTTCCCGTCCAGTGTCGGGAAGCTCGCGGGCCTCAGGCATCTCAACGTCTCCAACAACCAGTTCAACGGCACCTTGAGTTGGAGCTTCTCGTACATGGCGGAACTGGAAGTCTTGGACGCGTACAACAATGACTTCTTCGGGGCTCTTCCTGTCGGCCTCTCCAAGCTCCCGAAGCTCCGGCATTTAGACCTCGGAGGGAACTACTTCTCCGGCACGATCCCCGCGGCCTATGGAGGTTTCAGGGCTTTGAGCTACCTCTCAGTTGCAGGGAATGATCTTGGCGGCTTCATACCTCCCGAGTTGGGTAATGTCACCACGCTGAAGCAGCTCTACTTGGGCTACTACAATGAGTTCGATGGCGGAATTCCGGCCGAACTCGGGAGCTTGATCGATCTCGTCCATCTCGACCTCTCGAGCTGTGGATTGGAGGGGGAGATCCCACCGGAACTGGGAAATCTCAAGAAGCTGGACACGCTCTTCCTGCAGACGAATCAGCTCACCGGCACCATCCCTCCCCACCTCGGCAACTTGAGCAGCTTGCGGTACCTCGACATCTCCAACAACGCACTCACCGGCGAGATCCCGAAGGAGTTCGCGGAGCTGCATCAGCTCAGCTTGCTGCACATGTTCATGAACCGGTTTCATGGCGAGATTCCAAGGTTCGTCGCCGAGCTGCCAAATCTGGAGGTCCTCAAGCTGTGGCAGAACAACTTCACCGGTGCGATCCCGGCCGAGCTAGGGCGAAATGGCAGGCTCCGAGAGGTCGATCTCTCCACCAACAAGCTCACTGGGTCGGTCCCGAGATTCCTCTGCTATGGCAGGAAGCTAGAGATACTGATCCTGCTCAAAAACTTCCTCTTCGGTTCACTGCCGGATGATCTCGGAGATTGCACGACGCTCTTGAGGGTCCGCATGGGGCAGAACTACTTGACTGGCTCTCTTCCAAAGGGTTTCCTCTACCTACCGGAGCTGTCTCTGCTGGAGTTGCAGAACAATTACCTCACCGGAGCAATGGCTGAAGAGACCGCCAAGAAGCCTGCGAAGCTCGTCCAATTGAATCTCTCCAACAACCGCCTCTCCGGGCCCCTTCCGTCCTCTATCGGGAACTTCTCGTCACTGCAGATGCTTCTTCTCAGCGGCAACCAGTTCACCGGGGAGCTGCCGTCTCAGCTGGGTGTTCTTAAGCATGTTCTCAAGATAGACGTGAGCAGGAACAACTTCTCCGGTGGAATTCCACCTGAGATTGGTGATTGCATCTCGGTCACGTACTTGGACCTCAGCCAGAACGAGCTTATCGGACCGATACCAGCTCGACTATCTCAAGCTCGAGTGCTGAGCTATCTAAACCTGTCATGGAATCACCTGAGTGAGAGCATCCCGCAAGATATCGGAAGCATGAAGAGCCTCACTTCTGCAGACTTCTCGCATAATGACTTCTCCGGCAGGATACCGGAAACCGGCCAGTTCGCCTACTTCAATGCTTCGTCCTTCCTCGCCAACCCCCGGCTCTGTCGATCAGCTTCAGATCCATGCAGCTCGTCATCCAAAGACCAGCATCACGGCGTCAAGTCCCAGCTCCCTGGAAAGCTCAAGCTCCTCTTCGCGCTGGGTCTGTTAACATGCTCCTTAGTCTTCGCAATCACGGTGGCCATCAAGACTCAGTCGATGATGAAGAGGAACTCCAGGTCATGGAGGCTGACAGCATTCCAGAAGCTGGAATTCACGAGCGAAAACATCGTCGAGTGTCTCAAAGAGAACTGCGTTATCGGCAGAGGAGGAGCAGGGATCGTGTACAGAGGAACGACGCCCAACGGCGAGAAGGTTGCGGTGAAGAGATTGCTGGGGATCGGCAAGGGTTCCACGCACGACAACGGATTGTCTGCAGAGGTGCAGACTCTAGGCAAGATCAGGCACCGGAACATCGTGCGCTTGCTCGCCTTCTGCTCGAACAAGGAGACGAACCTactggtgtacgagtacatgcaCAATGGGAGCTTGGGAGAAGCACTCCACGGGAAGAGAGGTGGGTATCTGAATTGGCCAATGCGGCTTCGAATCGCAACGGAGGCAGCCAGGGGACTGAGCTACCTGCACCACGACTGCTGTCCTCCGATTCTCCACAGAGATGTCAAGTCCAACAACATCTTGCTGGATTTAGATTTCGAAGCTCATGTTGCAGATTTCGGCCTGGCCAAGTACTTGAGGGACACAGGCGCCTCCGAATGCATGTCAGCCATTGCTGGTTCTTACGGCTACATTGCGCCAG AGTATGCATACACGTTGAAGGTGGATGAGAAGAGTGATGTCTACAGCTACGGGGTTGTCCTCTTGGAGCTCATCACCGGCAAGAGGCCCGTGGGGGACTTGGGAGAGGAAGGACTGGATATAGTGCAGTGGGCGAGGATGAACACCAACTGGCACAAAGAAGGGGTGGTCAACATCATGGACCGCAGGCTGATCGATGTCCCCATGGAGGAGGCGATGCAGGTATTCTTCGTCGCCATGCTCTGCGTCCAAGAGCACAGTGTGGAGAGGCCCAAGATGAGGGAGGTCGTCCAAATGCTCGAACAGACAAAGCAGTCACACTATGCTCGGGCACACTGA
- the LOC135585553 gene encoding wax ester synthase/diacylglycerol acyltransferase 6-like isoform X2, giving the protein MPSIGDDGAVQGTSQKSTSFVAKQISLSLSTRDPNPPKQQPHEKVAMEPESTPQLSLKISRSNSSSCCQSGRAEEKEGDQVKEEPVSPAGLVFRQEHTNCYIIAILGFGKPLDVAIIKAGLEATLARHPRFSSVQVSNDDREGTTLRWKPTKVDVDDHVVVPDLHPESSSSDTASPDQLVEDYVASLTTVPMNSSRPLWELHLLNIPTSEAAAVAVFRIHHSLGDGASLISLLLACTRRTADPASLPTLPESRPPPPPPPTSASPLALLLYIWTVLVVSWNTLVDFVVLVATSIWLKDTPTALKGGEGVEFRSKRVVHRTVSLDDVKDIKNSMHCTVNDVLVGVTSAGISRYLHRRHGETNDGKKQQLLKASTRLRSAMIINMRPKLEIHDLAEMMAGKNCGVKWGNLISYVILPFPIAMYEDPLDYVRKGKAAVDRKKNSLQAVLAYRCATFLIKMFGVKDAALLSPSSWSSIRRSYKGVCCAL; this is encoded by the exons ATGCCATCGATCGGAGATGATGGAGCCGTCCAAGGAACAAGTCAAAAGTCCACCTCCTTTGTGGCCAAGCAGATCTCTCTGTCTCTGTCAACTCGAGATCCAAATCCTCCAAAGCAGCAGCCGCACGAGAAGGTAGCCATGGAACCGGAGAGCACGCCGCAGCTATCGCTAAAGATCTCGAGAAGCAACAGCAGCAGCTGCTGTCAAAGTGGAAGAGCGGAGGAGAAGGAAGGAGATCAAGTAAAGGAGGAGCCGGTGAGCCCCGCGGGGCTGGTGTTCCGGCAGGAGCACACGAACTGCTACATCATCGCTATTCTTGGGTTCGGCAAGCCCCTCGACGTCGCCATCATCAAGGCCGGCCTGGAGGCGACGCTCGCCCGCCACCCCCGCTTCTCCAGCGTCCAG GTGAGCAACGACGACCGCGAGGGGACGACGTTGAGGTGGAAACCGACAAAAGTGGACGTCGACGACCACGTCGTCGTTCCCGACCTCCACCCGGAGAGCTCCTCCTCCGACACCGCTTCCCCGGACCAGCTGGTGGAGGACTACGTGGCATCCCTCACCACCGTCCCCATGAACTCCTCCCGCCCCCTCTGGGAGCTGCACCTCCTCAACATCCCCACCTCCGAGGCCGCCGCCGTCGCAGTCTTCCGCATCCACCATTCCCTCGGAGACGGCGCCTCCCTCATCTCCCTTCTCCTCGCCTGCACCCGCCGCACCGCCGACCCCGCCTCCCTCCCCACCCTACCCGAATCCCgaccgccgccgcctccacctCCGACCTCCGCGTCCCCCCTCGCTCTGCTCCTCTACATCTGGACCGTTCTCGTCGTTTCATGGAACACGCTGGTCGACTTCGTCGTCCTCGTCGCCACTTCCATATGGTTGAAGGACACCCCGACGGCGTTGAAGGGCGGAGAGGGCGTGGAGTTCCGCTCCAAGCGCGTCGTGCATCGCACCGTGAGTCTCGACGACGTCAAGGACATCAAGAACTCCATGCACTGT ACCGTAAATGATGTACTTGTGGGTGTCACATCTGCCGGAATCTCTCGCTACCTCCACAGAAGGCATG gtgAGACTAATGATGGGAAGAAGCAGCAGCTCCTCAAGGCGAGCACCCGACTCCGGTCAGCCATGATTATCAACATGAGACCAAAGCTTGAGATTCAT GATTTAGCAGAGATGATGGCGGGCAAAAAttgtggggtcaagtgggggaattTGATCAGCTACGTCATCTTGCCATTTCCGATTGCGATGTACGAAGATCCCCTCGACTACGTCCGCAAGGGAAAGGCAGCTGTGGACAGGAAGAAGAACTCTTTGCAGGCTGTGTTAGCGTATCGATGTGCCACTTTCTTGATCAAAATGTTTGGGGTCAAG GATGCTGCTTTGCTTTCGCCGTCCTCGTGGAGTTCGATCCGAAGGTCTTACAAGGGTGTGTGTTGTGCTCTGTGA
- the LOC135585553 gene encoding wax ester synthase/diacylglycerol acyltransferase 11-like isoform X1, with product MPSIGDDGAVQGTSQKSTSFVAKQISLSLSTRDPNPPKQQPHEKVAMEPESTPQLSLKISRSNSSSCCQSGRAEEKEGDQVKEEPVSPAGLVFRQEHTNCYIIAILGFGKPLDVAIIKAGLEATLARHPRFSSVQVSNDDREGTTLRWKPTKVDVDDHVVVPDLHPESSSSDTASPDQLVEDYVASLTTVPMNSSRPLWELHLLNIPTSEAAAVAVFRIHHSLGDGASLISLLLACTRRTADPASLPTLPESRPPPPPPPTSASPLALLLYIWTVLVVSWNTLVDFVVLVATSIWLKDTPTALKGGEGVEFRSKRVVHRTVSLDDVKDIKNSMHCTVNDVLVGVTSAGISRYLHRRHGETNDGKKQQLLKASTRLRSAMIINMRPKLEIHDLAEMMAGKNCGVKWGNLISYVILPFPIAMYEDPLDYVRKGKAAVDRKKNSLQAVLAYRCATFLIKMFGVKGGAAMTYGLISNTTFSYSNVVGPVDEISFYGHPILYLAPSVYGHPHALTLHYQSYMNTMKIVVAVDESTIPYPHQLLDDLAESLKVIKEAIPTKKS from the exons ATGCCATCGATCGGAGATGATGGAGCCGTCCAAGGAACAAGTCAAAAGTCCACCTCCTTTGTGGCCAAGCAGATCTCTCTGTCTCTGTCAACTCGAGATCCAAATCCTCCAAAGCAGCAGCCGCACGAGAAGGTAGCCATGGAACCGGAGAGCACGCCGCAGCTATCGCTAAAGATCTCGAGAAGCAACAGCAGCAGCTGCTGTCAAAGTGGAAGAGCGGAGGAGAAGGAAGGAGATCAAGTAAAGGAGGAGCCGGTGAGCCCCGCGGGGCTGGTGTTCCGGCAGGAGCACACGAACTGCTACATCATCGCTATTCTTGGGTTCGGCAAGCCCCTCGACGTCGCCATCATCAAGGCCGGCCTGGAGGCGACGCTCGCCCGCCACCCCCGCTTCTCCAGCGTCCAG GTGAGCAACGACGACCGCGAGGGGACGACGTTGAGGTGGAAACCGACAAAAGTGGACGTCGACGACCACGTCGTCGTTCCCGACCTCCACCCGGAGAGCTCCTCCTCCGACACCGCTTCCCCGGACCAGCTGGTGGAGGACTACGTGGCATCCCTCACCACCGTCCCCATGAACTCCTCCCGCCCCCTCTGGGAGCTGCACCTCCTCAACATCCCCACCTCCGAGGCCGCCGCCGTCGCAGTCTTCCGCATCCACCATTCCCTCGGAGACGGCGCCTCCCTCATCTCCCTTCTCCTCGCCTGCACCCGCCGCACCGCCGACCCCGCCTCCCTCCCCACCCTACCCGAATCCCgaccgccgccgcctccacctCCGACCTCCGCGTCCCCCCTCGCTCTGCTCCTCTACATCTGGACCGTTCTCGTCGTTTCATGGAACACGCTGGTCGACTTCGTCGTCCTCGTCGCCACTTCCATATGGTTGAAGGACACCCCGACGGCGTTGAAGGGCGGAGAGGGCGTGGAGTTCCGCTCCAAGCGCGTCGTGCATCGCACCGTGAGTCTCGACGACGTCAAGGACATCAAGAACTCCATGCACTGT ACCGTAAATGATGTACTTGTGGGTGTCACATCTGCCGGAATCTCTCGCTACCTCCACAGAAGGCATG gtgAGACTAATGATGGGAAGAAGCAGCAGCTCCTCAAGGCGAGCACCCGACTCCGGTCAGCCATGATTATCAACATGAGACCAAAGCTTGAGATTCAT GATTTAGCAGAGATGATGGCGGGCAAAAAttgtggggtcaagtgggggaattTGATCAGCTACGTCATCTTGCCATTTCCGATTGCGATGTACGAAGATCCCCTCGACTACGTCCGCAAGGGAAAGGCAGCTGTGGACAGGAAGAAGAACTCTTTGCAGGCTGTGTTAGCGTATCGATGTGCCACTTTCTTGATCAAAATGTTTGGGGTCAAG GGAGGAGCCGCAATGACCTATGGACTCATCTCTAACACCACATTTTCTTACTCGAATGTTGTCGGGCCAGTCGACGAAATTAGCTTCTACGGCCACCCGATCCTGTACCTTGCTCCCAGTGTATATGGCCATCCCCAT GCTCTGACGCTGCATTATCAGAGTTACATGAACACGATGAAGATAGTCGTCGCAGTAGATGAGTCGACGATACCATATCCGCACCAGCTATTGGATGACTTGGCCGAATCTCTCAAAGTCATCAAGGAGGCAATTCCTACAAAAAAATCATAA